From Candidatus Amoebophilus asiaticus 5a2, the proteins below share one genomic window:
- a CDS encoding DUF2974 domain-containing protein produces MLRLFNVNRSFVSFILIISVCLESCTGSNNLALEPSDSAQATAKCIKDNDQDIIYDTEMSLLSVKKEADTPAIKVIENISSIVNHKKDNTISHGENWLAKTQEHKHLLALPLLYTFTRVKTSRISRINTSINTSSLSLATTTQNPFLLRNSRLITKALYPNNIAIISKRYTGKSTGDIKKSTVNVTKILKEKSPQENSQPYQFFSGKHNFSRFSEKIYPIILIGTPVLTQAAIYKGLEKIWLFEKKEIAEDSKAIVTQVSAPCTYEEILCALQANDPFYTQSIDLSRFILTKEHFEELKKAIDKNFVVGYIYWGTIPADCQKLKQQIEDKLVKNICDYAYHPSDYVHGLLSMHIYNEDGDLKEGQSVDFNTLAKKLEHQLPTNINTAWRVIKVYHNNDDSDIHAALYVNEEKHQVVLAFCGTKLKSIFSKQPDLCENINGILGNSITNRKQSAYVATEDAVNYVKKRGFNLSITGHSLGGYLAELAVVFCCHSPLDYKEVKGVVFDSPGSNRILEDIKPYSKNLINKLDIRSLPIIAYLSVPNMINSCDGHPGEMYMIYSSSEPQYWEKDWVKRIGEYSTVGDLIKNISKGILSTKGHKLNIMLRLFDPATGKPKEYVHMKEWPTLDLNSMRYIPGGTIGSILGRILLVDKINYPGKNSAIVTLSSGIIGAHIGAYIWTNYTGTPGSIVSFFAEVPNIILGQGQFWTTIVNLPDKVDEKYPIEPEKKFKLIYGGHWHPSLKDVSFHPLNLKYKHRNNDWYLYKIDEKRKKKLDPLLAKLDHLPTMDITLKVLNSLIQDYKIDRDHEANDEYNNGVIYLKIEETSPASIETIRNKIRRARNVLPPNSIEDLIGI; encoded by the coding sequence ATGTTAAGACTTTTTAATGTAAATCGGAGTTTCGTATCATTTATCTTAATTATTAGCGTATGTTTAGAAAGTTGTACAGGTTCCAATAATTTAGCTTTAGAACCATCAGACTCTGCACAAGCTACCGCTAAATGTATAAAAGACAACGACCAAGACATCATATATGACACAGAAATGTCTCTGTTATCAGTAAAGAAAGAAGCAGATACACCAGCTATAAAAGTTATAGAGAATATCAGTAGTATTGTAAATCATAAAAAGGACAATACAATATCTCACGGAGAAAATTGGTTAGCTAAAACACAGGAGCATAAACATCTCTTAGCTTTACCCTTACTATACACTTTTACACGTGTGAAAACTAGTAGAATTAGTAGAATAAATACATCAATAAATACATCGTCGTTATCGCTTGCAACAACTACTCAAAATCCTTTTTTATTAAGAAACAGCAGATTGATTACTAAAGCCTTATACCCCAATAATATTGCTATTATTTCTAAGCGGTATACAGGAAAATCTACAGGAGATATAAAGAAGTCAACTGTTAATGTAACTAAAATACTAAAAGAGAAAAGTCCTCAAGAAAATTCACAACCTTATCAATTTTTTTCAGGAAAACATAACTTTTCCCGATTTTCAGAAAAAATTTATCCAATAATACTTATAGGAACACCAGTATTAACTCAGGCAGCAATCTACAAAGGGCTAGAAAAAATATGGCTGTTTGAAAAAAAAGAAATAGCAGAAGATTCAAAAGCTATAGTTACACAAGTATCAGCTCCTTGTACCTATGAGGAAATATTGTGTGCTTTACAGGCTAACGACCCGTTTTATACACAAAGTATAGATTTAAGTCGATTTATATTAACTAAGGAGCATTTTGAAGAGCTAAAAAAAGCTATTGACAAAAATTTTGTTGTGGGGTATATATATTGGGGGACAATTCCAGCAGACTGCCAGAAACTGAAACAACAGATTGAAGATAAATTAGTAAAAAATATATGTGACTATGCTTATCATCCGAGTGATTATGTGCATGGTTTATTGTCCATGCACATATATAACGAAGATGGGGACCTTAAAGAAGGACAATCAGTAGATTTTAATACTTTAGCTAAAAAATTAGAGCACCAGTTACCAACAAATATAAATACAGCTTGGAGAGTAATAAAAGTATATCATAATAATGATGACTCAGATATTCATGCCGCTCTATACGTTAATGAGGAGAAACATCAAGTAGTATTAGCTTTTTGTGGCACTAAGCTAAAAAGTATTTTTTCCAAGCAGCCAGATTTGTGTGAAAATATAAATGGAATACTAGGAAATTCTATAACAAATCGAAAGCAATCCGCTTATGTAGCAACCGAAGATGCTGTCAATTATGTCAAGAAAAGAGGATTTAACTTATCCATTACAGGCCATTCTTTAGGCGGTTATTTAGCAGAGCTAGCAGTAGTATTCTGCTGTCATTCACCATTGGATTACAAAGAAGTAAAAGGCGTTGTATTTGATAGCCCAGGATCAAATAGGATTTTAGAGGATATCAAGCCATATTCAAAAAATTTAATTAACAAATTAGATATACGAAGTTTACCAATAATCGCCTATCTTTCTGTACCCAATATGATAAATTCTTGTGATGGGCATCCTGGAGAAATGTATATGATTTACTCTAGTTCGGAACCTCAATATTGGGAAAAAGATTGGGTTAAAAGAATAGGAGAATATTCAACAGTAGGAGATCTTATAAAGAATATTAGTAAGGGAATCTTGTCAACTAAAGGACATAAGTTGAATATCATGCTACGTTTATTTGATCCTGCCACAGGAAAGCCGAAAGAATATGTTCATATGAAAGAATGGCCTACACTTGATCTTAATTCTATGCGATATATACCTGGTGGTACAATCGGGAGTATTTTAGGCCGTATCTTATTAGTTGACAAGATAAATTATCCAGGCAAGAATAGCGCAATAGTTACATTAAGTAGTGGTATAATAGGGGCTCATATAGGGGCTTATATATGGACCAATTATACAGGTACGCCTGGCAGTATAGTTTCGTTTTTCGCAGAAGTCCCTAATATAATACTTGGCCAAGGACAATTCTGGACTACCATAGTAAATTTGCCAGATAAAGTCGATGAGAAATATCCTATAGAACCAGAAAAGAAATTTAAACTAATTTATGGTGGTCATTGGCACCCAAGTCTCAAAGACGTTTCCTTTCATCCTTTAAATTTAAAATATAAACATAGGAATAATGATTGGTATCTTTATAAAATAGATGAGAAACGTAAAAAGAAGTTAGACCCGTTGTTAGCTAAGCTAGATCATCTGCCAACTATGGATATAACATTAAAAGTTTTAAACAGTCTTATACAGGACTATAAGATTGACAGAGACCACGAGGCTAATGATGAGTATAATAATGGTGTTATCTATCTTAAAATAGAAGAAACAAGCCCAGCATCTATAGAAACCATACGGAATAAAATAAGAAGGGCAAGAAATGTATTACCACCCAATAGTATAGAAGACTTAATTGGGATATAA